The following are from one region of the Cloacibacterium sp. TD35 genome:
- a CDS encoding tryptophanase, producing the protein MKLPYAEPFRIKMVEEIYQSTREQRELWLQEAHYNLFNLKSSQVFIDLLTDSGTGAMSDKQWGELMTGDESYAGSRSFEKLQKQVEKLTGFQFLLPVHQGRAAENVLFSTMIKENDIIPGNSHFDTTKGHIEFRKAHAVDCTIDEAFDIENLHPFKGNLDIQKLEKVYQSYPKEQIPFCLITITCNTSGGQPVSLENIKAVKNLSDQYGIPVIFDAARFAENAYFIKQREENYKNWSIKEICREMFSYGIGMTMSSKKDGLVNIGGFIALNDEEIFRKASNFTIIYEGFITYGGMAGRDMAALAQGLDEATEFPYLESRISQVELLGNLLIEYGIPVQKPIGGHAVFLDALKFLPNIKREEFPAQTLALEIYKEAGIRGVEIGTILADRDPETRENRYPKLELVRLALPRRTYTDNHIQYIAAALKNVFDRRDEITKGYKITWESEILRHFTVKLEQA; encoded by the coding sequence ATGAAACTTCCTTACGCAGAACCCTTCCGCATAAAAATGGTGGAAGAAATCTATCAATCTACACGCGAACAAAGAGAGCTTTGGCTTCAAGAAGCGCACTATAACTTATTTAATTTAAAATCTTCTCAGGTTTTTATCGATTTGCTTACCGATTCAGGAACGGGAGCAATGAGTGATAAACAATGGGGAGAACTCATGACTGGAGATGAATCTTATGCCGGTTCTCGCTCCTTCGAAAAACTCCAAAAACAAGTCGAAAAATTAACGGGATTTCAGTTTCTTTTACCCGTTCATCAAGGTAGAGCTGCAGAAAATGTGCTTTTTTCTACGATGATTAAAGAAAATGACATTATTCCTGGAAATTCTCATTTTGATACCACCAAAGGGCATATAGAATTCAGAAAAGCTCATGCAGTGGATTGTACGATTGATGAGGCTTTTGATATAGAAAACCTTCATCCTTTCAAAGGAAATTTAGATATTCAAAAATTAGAAAAAGTTTATCAATCTTATCCAAAAGAACAAATTCCGTTTTGTTTGATTACCATTACTTGTAATACTTCTGGCGGACAACCCGTTTCTTTGGAAAATATAAAAGCGGTTAAAAATCTCTCGGATCAATATGGGATTCCAGTGATTTTTGACGCTGCAAGATTTGCCGAAAATGCTTATTTCATTAAGCAAAGAGAAGAAAATTACAAAAATTGGAGCATCAAAGAAATCTGTAGAGAAATGTTTTCTTACGGAATTGGGATGACCATGAGTTCTAAAAAAGATGGGTTGGTAAATATTGGTGGTTTTATCGCTTTAAATGACGAGGAAATTTTCAGAAAAGCGTCTAATTTCACTATTATTTATGAAGGTTTTATCACTTACGGTGGAATGGCGGGAAGAGATATGGCTGCACTTGCGCAAGGTTTAGACGAAGCAACTGAATTTCCATACCTAGAAAGTAGAATTTCTCAAGTAGAACTTTTGGGAAATCTCTTGATAGAATACGGAATTCCTGTTCAGAAACCAATTGGCGGTCACGCTGTTTTCTTAGATGCGCTGAAGTTTCTTCCGAATATAAAAAGAGAAGAATTTCCTGCGCAAACATTGGCTTTAGAAATCTATAAAGAGGCAGGAATTAGAGGGGTGGAAATAGGAACTATTTTAGCAGATAGAGACCCAGAAACCAGAGAAAATCGTTATCCAAAACTAGAATTGGTAAGATTGGCATTGCCAAGAAGAACGTATACCGATAATCATATTCAGTATATTGCAGCAGCGCTTAAGAATGTTTTTGACCGAAGAGATGAGATTACAAAAGGGTACAAAATCACTTGGGAATCAGAAATTTTAAGACATTTTACAGTAAAGCTAGAACAAGCATAA
- a CDS encoding DUF6646 family protein — MKKILASAMILAIGSASAQTVAYKGTGDVKVNIGANLQDGGTGIVSSVDYGLGDSFSVGAQAGYLLGVKEIGGEIPKFGARFDLKVRLNANLGSVMKLPSNVDVYPGLNLGVKNFGGHLGARYFFDKGFGLYTEMQFPIAKYKKSETVFDDLNNQFAVNIGVSFDIDN; from the coding sequence ATGAAAAAAATTTTAGCAAGCGCGATGATTTTAGCAATAGGTTCTGCAAGTGCTCAAACTGTTGCTTACAAAGGAACTGGTGATGTAAAAGTGAATATTGGAGCTAATTTACAAGATGGAGGAACAGGAATAGTTTCTTCTGTAGATTATGGCTTAGGAGATAGTTTTTCTGTTGGCGCACAGGCCGGATATCTTCTAGGTGTTAAAGAAATCGGTGGAGAAATCCCAAAATTCGGTGCTAGATTTGATTTAAAGGTAAGATTAAACGCTAATCTTGGAAGTGTAATGAAATTGCCTTCAAATGTAGATGTATATCCAGGATTAAACCTTGGAGTTAAAAATTTCGGCGGACATCTTGGAGCAAGATATTTCTTCGATAAAGGTTTTGGACTCTATACAGAAATGCAATTCCCAATCGCGAAATACAAAAAATCTGAAACCGTTTTCGATGATTTAAACAATCAATTTGCTGTAAATATTGGAGTATCTTTTGATATTGACAACTAA
- a CDS encoding DUF2797 domain-containing protein, translating to MQFKGQILKMSSVLGNPIQYYLNLSGDLISMNQLFGKKFTIKHIGYQCVECGKDEKIYRMGFCKKCFFESPYASDTILKPELSTAHLGIEERDLEVEKEIQLQPHIVYLAYTGDVKVGVTRESQVPTRWIDQGATFALPIAKTENRYEAGMIEVELKKHIADKTNWRKMLQDDRESDVDLLDFRNQIAELFPKDFKNFAIDGQEMVRLDFPYEAPAKINSFTLDSKPEFEGVLKGIKGQYLYFNEGDFINVRSHEGYVIELEIN from the coding sequence ATGCAATTTAAAGGACAAATTCTCAAAATGTCTTCCGTTCTCGGAAATCCAATTCAGTATTACCTTAATCTTTCTGGAGATTTAATCTCTATGAATCAGCTTTTTGGTAAAAAATTCACCATAAAACATATTGGTTATCAGTGTGTAGAGTGTGGTAAAGATGAAAAAATCTATAGAATGGGATTTTGTAAAAAATGTTTTTTCGAAAGTCCTTATGCTAGTGATACGATTCTGAAGCCAGAACTTTCTACAGCACATCTCGGGATTGAAGAGCGTGATTTAGAAGTAGAAAAAGAGATACAATTGCAGCCGCATATTGTTTATTTGGCTTACACTGGTGATGTAAAAGTTGGCGTAACGCGCGAAAGTCAAGTTCCAACTCGTTGGATTGATCAAGGTGCAACTTTTGCCTTGCCGATTGCAAAGACCGAAAACCGCTACGAAGCGGGAATGATAGAAGTGGAACTCAAAAAACATATTGCGGATAAAACCAATTGGAGAAAAATGCTTCAAGACGACAGAGAAAGCGATGTAGATTTATTGGATTTTCGAAATCAGATTGCGGAACTTTTTCCTAAAGATTTTAAAAATTTTGCGATTGATGGTCAAGAAATGGTACGTTTAGACTTTCCGTATGAAGCGCCTGCGAAAATTAATTCTTTCACGCTAGATTCTAAACCAGAGTTTGAAGGGGTTTTAAAAGGAATTAAAGGACAGTATTTGTATTTTAATGAAGGAGATTTCATCAATGTAAGAAGTCACGAAGGGTATGTGATTGAGTTGGAAATTAATTGA
- a CDS encoding DUF2795 domain-containing protein: MYWTLELASYLSDAPWPMTKAELIDYAIRTGAPMEVVENLQAIEDEGEIYESIEEVWSDYPTDEDFLWNEDEY, from the coding sequence ATGTATTGGACATTAGAATTAGCTTCATATTTAAGCGACGCACCTTGGCCGATGACTAAAGCAGAGCTTATCGATTATGCTATTAGAACAGGTGCACCAATGGAAGTAGTAGAAAATCTTCAAGCCATTGAAGACGAAGGAGAAATCTATGAAAGCATAGAAGAAGTCTGGAGTGATTATCCTACAGACGAAGACTTCCTCTGGAACGAAGACGAATATTAA
- a CDS encoding acyltransferase family protein, with the protein MKRDLYIDFAKGLATLSIIFIHTAFWSGQLYLPSEVRTLSLLIDVPVFFALSGLTSGNNVEKTLYRLLKLQVTYMIFVTFLFFLDGFMKLGIFNIFGAEGMQSYYTVFGTKYGVPNLDSAFNWDMLGNWWLHSYSNCDSFPVVMGSFWYLKVYYIVTVFGVLALKFFPKHIKWLIGVCLALTVYFNIDNDVMKNFAPYYPSGQVGYVAFYLAIFLIATQLKGKRIKNVFVPMLYGLVALSLVLVFWYFGNEVFYKFNKQKFPPKIPYIVWSLLSLVTIFVLYNRLKITKDNFINYIGKNAIFYYFAQGMSSSVVYFLIPPLKDSINIWVLMVIVYVLNVILAILFAEVLKKVDDYGWKVLEFLRKKTAEN; encoded by the coding sequence ATGAAACGAGACCTCTACATTGATTTTGCCAAAGGTTTGGCTACTCTTTCTATTATTTTTATTCATACTGCTTTTTGGAGCGGTCAGCTCTACCTTCCTTCGGAAGTGAGAACGCTCAGCCTACTCATAGACGTTCCCGTATTTTTTGCTTTAAGTGGCTTAACTTCTGGGAATAATGTAGAGAAAACTTTGTACAGATTACTGAAACTTCAGGTGACGTATATGATTTTCGTGACGTTCTTGTTTTTCCTTGATGGATTTATGAAGCTCGGAATCTTCAATATTTTTGGAGCAGAAGGAATGCAGTCCTATTATACGGTTTTCGGGACTAAATATGGTGTGCCAAATTTAGATTCCGCGTTTAATTGGGATATGCTCGGTAATTGGTGGCTTCACAGCTATAGCAATTGTGATAGTTTTCCTGTAGTGATGGGGAGCTTCTGGTATCTTAAAGTCTATTACATCGTAACCGTTTTTGGAGTTTTAGCCTTGAAATTTTTCCCTAAACATATCAAATGGTTAATAGGAGTTTGTTTAGCGCTCACGGTTTATTTCAATATTGATAATGATGTGATGAAAAACTTTGCGCCGTATTATCCTAGCGGACAAGTAGGTTACGTTGCTTTTTATCTGGCCATTTTCTTAATCGCTACTCAATTGAAAGGAAAAAGAATTAAAAATGTTTTCGTTCCAATGTTGTATGGTTTAGTTGCACTGAGTTTGGTTTTGGTTTTCTGGTATTTCGGGAACGAAGTTTTCTATAAATTTAATAAGCAAAAGTTTCCGCCAAAAATCCCTTACATCGTGTGGAGTTTACTTTCTTTGGTGACCATTTTTGTATTGTATAACCGATTGAAAATCACTAAAGACAATTTCATTAACTACATTGGTAAAAACGCCATTTTCTATTATTTTGCGCAAGGAATGAGCTCTTCAGTAGTGTATTTTTTAATACCGCCACTCAAAGACAGCATAAATATTTGGGTTTTGATGGTGATTGTTTATGTTTTGAATGTAATTTTAGCCATCCTTTTCGCAGAAGTTTTGAAGAAAGTAGACGATTATGGCTGGAAAGTTTTAGAGTTTCTAAGAAAGAAAACTGCCGAGAATTAA
- a CDS encoding DUF502 domain-containing protein — translation MKKPKPEDYLNLFVKSFLKGLIIIGPIAATLYLIFLVFDTIDNIIPFEKFFPYLNRTGVGFLSLILFISGVGYFFNKFVFGKVVFESLDHFLEKTPGVKHIYTPTKDVMSSFVGDKKKFNTPVWVKTNENPEIWRIGFLTQKEMGEVEKHNFVAVYLPHSYAISGWVIVTEEKNIKPVVGMNAAEAMKFAVSGGVAGFHSDKNVFKAPE, via the coding sequence ATTAAAAAGCCAAAACCCGAAGACTACTTAAATCTTTTCGTGAAATCTTTCTTGAAAGGGCTGATTATCATTGGTCCTATCGCGGCTACTTTGTATCTCATTTTTTTGGTTTTTGACACCATTGATAATATCATTCCGTTTGAAAAATTCTTTCCCTATCTCAATAGAACAGGTGTTGGCTTTTTGTCATTAATTCTATTTATTTCTGGAGTAGGTTATTTCTTTAACAAATTTGTTTTTGGTAAAGTAGTTTTCGAAAGTTTAGACCATTTTTTAGAAAAAACACCAGGAGTAAAACATATTTACACACCTACTAAAGATGTAATGTCTTCATTTGTAGGAGATAAGAAAAAATTTAACACGCCAGTTTGGGTAAAAACCAATGAAAATCCAGAAATCTGGAGAATTGGATTTTTGACTCAAAAAGAAATGGGCGAAGTAGAAAAACACAATTTTGTGGCGGTGTATTTGCCTCATTCTTACGCTATTTCTGGCTGGGTAATTGTCACCGAAGAAAAAAACATAAAACCTGTAGTGGGAATGAACGCTGCCGAAGCTATGAAATTTGCAGTTTCTGGTGGAGTGGCAGGCTTCCACAGTGATAAAAACGTTTTCAAAGCACCGGAATGA
- the rpmA gene encoding 50S ribosomal protein L27, with the protein MAHKKGVGSSKNGRESHSKRLGVKIFGGQSAIAGNIIVRQRGTQHHPGENVGMGKDHTLHALVDGKVVFTKKANNRSFVSVEPNA; encoded by the coding sequence ATGGCACACAAGAAAGGAGTTGGTAGTTCCAAAAACGGTAGAGAATCTCACTCTAAAAGATTAGGTGTGAAGATTTTCGGTGGACAAAGCGCTATTGCTGGTAATATTATTGTAAGACAAAGAGGTACTCAACACCACCCAGGTGAAAACGTGGGAATGGGTAAAGACCATACTTTGCATGCATTAGTAGACGGTAAAGTAGTTTTCACTAAGAAAGCAAACAACAGATCTTTTGTATCTGTAGAACCAAACGCATAA
- a CDS encoding prolyl oligopeptidase family serine peptidase — protein sequence MKIITFTMALAGLFLASCSSQIMKNSFNYPETKKVEHTDEYFGTKVADPYRWLEDDRAEDTKDWVQREVAFTQNYLNQIPFREEIRAQLKNIWNYEKISAPFKEGDYTYFYKNDGLQAQSVLYRTDKNCNTEVFLDPNKFSEKGTTSMSGLAFNKKGTLAAYNISEGGSDWQKIVIINAITKEKIDETITDVKFSGASWLGDEGFFYSTYGKVQGSELSVKTDMHKVYFHKLETKQSEDKHIIGDENFKRRYMNIGVSDDERFLILNASIATNGNELYIKDLKNNTDWIAIQKGYDYNTDVLDTKGDFIYIMTDKNAPNMKLQKFDIKNPSVWTDVIPETENVLSASTGGGYIFAKYMKDAVSYMKQFDYNGKLIREITLPGIGTASNIGGKESAKELYYSFSNYITPGTTYKFNVENGTSEIYQKPNVKFNPEDYVSEQVFFTSKDGTKVPMMISYKKGIKLNGKNPTILYGYGGFNISVTPNFSVVNAIWMENGGIYAVPNLRGGGEYGKKWHVAGTQMQKKNVFEDFIAAGEYLQKNGYTSPEFMALSGRSNGGLLVGATITMRPDLAKVAFPGVGVLDMLRYNKFTAGAGWSFDYGTAEDSKEMFEYLKSYSPVHNVRKGVCYPSTMIITSDHDDRVVPAHSFKFGAELQEKQSCNNPALIRIEVNAGHGAGRSTDQVIGENTDLMSFALYEMGIKELKK from the coding sequence ATGAAAATTATTACATTCACCATGGCATTAGCAGGTTTATTCCTTGCCTCGTGCTCATCTCAAATTATGAAGAATTCATTCAATTATCCTGAAACCAAAAAAGTAGAACATACTGACGAATATTTTGGGACTAAAGTAGCAGATCCTTACCGTTGGTTAGAAGACGATCGTGCAGAAGACACTAAAGATTGGGTTCAGCGTGAAGTGGCTTTTACACAAAATTATCTTAATCAAATTCCTTTTCGTGAAGAAATTCGTGCACAGTTAAAAAACATTTGGAATTACGAGAAAATTTCTGCTCCTTTTAAAGAAGGAGATTACACGTACTTCTATAAAAATGATGGTTTACAAGCACAATCTGTACTGTATAGAACTGATAAAAATTGCAACACCGAAGTTTTCCTTGACCCTAATAAATTTTCAGAAAAAGGAACTACTTCTATGTCTGGCTTAGCTTTTAACAAAAAAGGAACGCTTGCTGCTTACAATATTTCTGAAGGAGGAAGTGATTGGCAAAAAATTGTCATCATCAATGCGATTACCAAAGAAAAAATAGACGAAACCATTACCGATGTTAAATTTTCTGGAGCTTCTTGGCTAGGAGACGAAGGTTTCTTCTACTCTACTTATGGAAAAGTACAAGGCTCTGAACTTTCTGTAAAAACGGATATGCACAAAGTATATTTCCATAAATTAGAAACCAAGCAGTCTGAAGACAAACATATCATCGGCGATGAGAATTTTAAACGCAGATATATGAACATTGGCGTTTCAGATGACGAAAGATTCTTGATTCTAAATGCTTCAATTGCAACTAACGGAAATGAATTATACATCAAAGACCTTAAAAATAACACCGATTGGATTGCTATTCAAAAAGGATATGATTACAATACAGATGTTTTAGACACCAAAGGAGATTTTATCTACATTATGACAGATAAAAATGCTCCAAATATGAAATTGCAGAAATTTGACATTAAGAACCCTTCTGTTTGGACAGACGTTATCCCAGAAACTGAAAACGTTTTAAGCGCTTCAACTGGTGGTGGTTATATCTTCGCTAAATACATGAAAGATGCTGTCTCTTATATGAAACAGTTCGATTATAACGGTAAATTAATTAGAGAAATCACTCTTCCTGGAATTGGCACCGCTTCTAATATTGGCGGTAAAGAATCTGCAAAAGAATTGTATTACTCTTTCAGCAATTATATCACGCCGGGAACTACTTATAAATTTAATGTAGAAAATGGAACTTCTGAAATTTACCAAAAACCAAACGTAAAATTCAATCCAGAAGATTATGTTTCTGAGCAAGTATTTTTCACTTCAAAAGATGGAACAAAAGTACCGATGATGATTTCTTACAAAAAAGGAATTAAACTAAACGGTAAAAACCCAACCATTTTATACGGTTACGGCGGTTTCAATATTTCTGTAACCCCAAATTTCTCTGTAGTGAATGCAATCTGGATGGAAAACGGCGGAATTTATGCCGTTCCGAATCTTAGAGGAGGCGGTGAATATGGCAAAAAATGGCACGTAGCCGGAACACAAATGCAAAAGAAAAATGTTTTTGAAGATTTTATAGCTGCAGGTGAATATTTACAGAAAAACGGTTACACTTCGCCAGAATTTATGGCACTTTCTGGCCGTTCAAACGGTGGTTTATTAGTAGGCGCAACCATTACGATGAGACCTGATTTAGCGAAAGTAGCCTTCCCAGGAGTTGGCGTTCTTGATATGCTCAGATACAATAAATTTACAGCAGGAGCTGGTTGGTCATTCGACTACGGAACAGCGGAAGATTCAAAAGAAATGTTCGAATATTTAAAATCATATTCACCTGTTCACAATGTGAGAAAAGGTGTTTGTTATCCTTCTACGATGATTATTACGAGTGATCATGATGACAGAGTAGTTCCGGCTCACTCTTTTAAATTCGGGGCAGAATTACAAGAAAAACAAAGCTGCAACAACCCTGCTTTAATCAGAATCGAGGTAAACGCAGGCCACGGAGCTGGTAGAAGTACAGACCAAGTCATCGGCGAAAACACAGATTTAATGAGTTTTGCACTCTATGAAATGGGAATTAAAGAACTGAAAAAATAA
- a CDS encoding GDP-mannose 4,6-dehydratase, with amino-acid sequence MNYLVTGGSGFIGSHLVEHLLKDGHFVINIDNFDDFYDYKIKIKNTLESVNQLTNFEFSDKENDIQKLVKQTQSENYILYYTDIRDKEALSKIFKNHKIDVLVHLAALAGVRPSIERPMDYEEVNIKGTMHLWELCKEYSVKKNVIASSSSVYGNNEKIPFSETDNVDRPISPYAATKKCTEILGHVYHHLYGIDMIFLRFFTVFGPRQRPDLAIHKFTKLTSENQEIPFYGDGSTARDYTFIDDIIDGVVKSVKYVEGHHNVYETINLGESEVVNLNEMVTGIEQELGKSAIKKNLPMQPGDVEKTNADIQKAKNLLNYSPKTKYQNGIKIFVEWFLRNR; translated from the coding sequence ATGAATTATTTAGTTACTGGCGGTTCCGGATTTATAGGTTCACATTTGGTAGAACATTTGTTGAAAGATGGACATTTTGTCATTAATATTGACAATTTTGATGATTTCTATGATTATAAAATCAAAATAAAAAATACACTAGAAAGTGTAAATCAGCTTACAAATTTTGAGTTTTCTGATAAAGAAAATGACATTCAAAAACTGGTAAAACAAACCCAGTCAGAAAATTACATTCTTTACTATACCGACATTCGTGATAAAGAAGCTTTATCTAAAATTTTTAAAAATCACAAAATAGATGTTTTAGTTCATCTTGCAGCTTTGGCTGGAGTTCGCCCTTCTATAGAAAGACCTATGGATTATGAAGAAGTGAATATCAAAGGAACCATGCATCTTTGGGAATTATGCAAAGAATACAGCGTAAAGAAAAACGTAATTGCATCATCATCAAGCGTTTATGGAAACAACGAAAAAATTCCGTTTTCTGAAACAGATAATGTAGACAGACCTATTTCGCCTTATGCTGCAACCAAAAAATGCACAGAAATTCTAGGTCATGTTTATCATCATTTGTACGGAATAGACATGATTTTCTTAAGATTTTTCACGGTTTTCGGCCCAAGGCAAAGACCAGATTTAGCGATTCACAAATTCACGAAACTGACTTCTGAAAACCAAGAAATTCCTTTCTACGGAGATGGTTCTACAGCTAGAGATTATACTTTTATAGACGATATTATCGATGGCGTAGTAAAATCTGTAAAATATGTAGAAGGTCATCATAACGTATACGAAACCATCAACTTAGGAGAAAGCGAAGTGGTAAACCTAAACGAAATGGTGACAGGAATAGAGCAAGAACTTGGAAAATCTGCCATCAAAAAAAATCTGCCAATGCAGCCTGGAGATGTAGAAAAAACCAACGCAGATATACAAAAAGCGAAAAATCTCCTCAATTATTCCCCCAAAACAAAATACCAAAATGGCATAAAAATTTTTGTGGAATGGTTTTTGAGAAACAGATAA
- the rplU gene encoding 50S ribosomal protein L21, translating into MLAIVEIAGLQYKVEQNQKLFVNRLKGEKGDKVSFDKVLLTIDGAITVGAPAVEGVSVQAEILDHVQADKVIVFKKKRRKGYKVKNGHRQQLTQIQIVSIGGAEAPKAKKATKKETTEEVVAEEKPAKKPAAKKTAKKTEE; encoded by the coding sequence ATGTTAGCAATCGTAGAGATAGCAGGGCTTCAATACAAAGTTGAGCAAAACCAAAAGTTGTTTGTAAACCGTCTAAAAGGAGAAAAAGGAGACAAAGTTTCTTTTGATAAAGTTCTTCTTACTATTGACGGAGCAATCACTGTAGGTGCCCCAGCTGTAGAGGGAGTTTCTGTACAAGCAGAAATCCTAGACCATGTACAAGCAGATAAAGTAATCGTTTTCAAAAAGAAAAGAAGAAAAGGTTACAAAGTGAAAAATGGTCACAGACAACAATTAACTCAAATTCAGATTGTATCAATCGGTGGTGCTGAAGCTCCAAAAGCTAAAAAAGCTACCAAAAAAGAAACAACTGAAGAAGTAGTAGCAGAAGAAAAACCAGCTAAGAAACCAGCTGCTAAAAAAACTGCTAAAAAAACAGAAGAATAA
- the miaE gene encoding tRNA-(ms[2]io[6]A)-hydroxylase, with protein MFKLKLPTDPRWANIAEGNLEEILTDHAWCEQKAATNAIGLITMIPEHTEIVTELLAIAQEEMDHFNQVHEIIKKRGYILGRTRKDDYVNQLFKFIIQGSREDLIIDKMLFAAMIEARSCERFKVLTENIKDEELKEFYKELMISEANHYTTFISFARQLGDPEKVNKRWEEWLQYEGEIIKSYGNKETIHG; from the coding sequence ATGTTCAAATTAAAATTACCTACAGATCCACGTTGGGCAAATATAGCAGAAGGAAATTTAGAAGAAATCCTTACAGATCACGCTTGGTGCGAACAAAAAGCTGCCACCAATGCGATTGGTTTAATCACAATGATTCCTGAACATACAGAAATTGTGACCGAACTTTTGGCAATCGCACAAGAAGAAATGGACCATTTCAATCAAGTTCACGAGATCATCAAAAAGAGAGGTTATATTTTAGGAAGAACCAGAAAAGACGATTATGTAAATCAACTTTTTAAATTCATTATTCAAGGAAGTAGAGAAGATTTAATTATAGACAAAATGCTTTTTGCAGCGATGATTGAAGCGAGAAGTTGTGAGCGTTTTAAAGTTTTGACAGAAAACATAAAAGACGAAGAACTGAAAGAATTCTACAAAGAATTGATGATTTCTGAAGCCAATCATTACACTACTTTCATCAGTTTTGCAAGACAATTAGGCGACCCAGAAAAAGTAAACAAACGCTGGGAAGAATGGTTGCAATATGAAGGCGAAATCATAAAATCTTACGGAAATAAAGAAACCATTCATGGTTAA